A genomic window from Sulfurimonas paralvinellae includes:
- the greA gene encoding transcription elongation factor GreA: MQNNVEPMTIYGYEKLQAEVKDLKEVKRPGIVKAIEEALEHGDLKENAEYHAAKEAQKNIDNRLAELQEILGNAQIVDPSELAHSKVSFGSTVVMTDMDSDEEVTYTIVGGAESNPDKGLISFNSPLAKQLLGREEGDEVVVQLPGGKKEFEIDEVKYQEIIFDSH; this comes from the coding sequence ATGCAAAATAACGTAGAACCGATGACAATATATGGTTATGAAAAACTGCAGGCTGAGGTCAAGGATTTAAAAGAAGTAAAACGCCCCGGCATTGTAAAAGCGATAGAAGAGGCCCTTGAACATGGTGACTTGAAAGAAAATGCAGAGTACCATGCGGCAAAAGAGGCGCAGAAAAATATTGACAATCGTCTCGCAGAACTGCAAGAAATACTTGGAAATGCACAGATAGTAGATCCAAGTGAACTTGCACACTCGAAGGTCTCTTTTGGTTCTACTGTTGTTATGACCGATATGGACAGCGATGAAGAGGTTACGTACACGATCGTCGGCGGTGCTGAGAGTAATCCTGACAAAGGGCTTATCTCATTTAACTCGCCGCTTGCAAAACAGCTTTTAGGACGTGAAGAGGGTGATGAGGTCGTGGTGCAGCTTCCTGGCGGTAAAAAAGAGTTTGAGATAGATGAAGTAAAATATCAGGAGATCATTTTTGACAGCCACTAA
- the argC gene encoding N-acetyl-gamma-glutamyl-phosphate reductase — protein sequence MTATKDINVGIVGATGYTGLELVKMLVKHPRFQLAYIANSEGDTTINELHPSLSGVCEDKVEKADVDAIAKHCELVFLALPHKTAMAYVKPLIAKGVKVVDLSADYRLPLDIYEEFYCPHTDVENLSHVVYGLPELFRQELKSAKLVANPGCFPTSAILGLLPFMSKRVADTPIIIDAKTGVSGAGKKLSEVTHFVNVNDNLFAYNPLMHRHAPEIANKLGVDFEMVNFVPHLVPVTRGMLSSIYITVEGDFDAEALLREHYKNDAHVRVSSKPVDMKNVAGTNFCDIYVQKKGNLLFIASAIDNLMRGASSQAVVNANLMMGLDETMGIPDIAYVP from the coding sequence TTGACAGCCACTAAAGATATAAATGTAGGTATAGTCGGTGCAACGGGATATACGGGACTTGAACTCGTAAAAATGCTAGTAAAGCATCCAAGGTTTCAACTTGCATATATCGCAAACTCAGAAGGCGACACGACTATCAATGAACTCCATCCGTCACTCAGCGGTGTATGTGAAGATAAGGTTGAAAAAGCGGATGTCGATGCTATAGCAAAACACTGTGAGCTTGTTTTTCTGGCACTGCCTCATAAAACTGCCATGGCATATGTGAAGCCTTTAATTGCAAAAGGCGTGAAAGTTGTGGACCTCTCCGCTGACTATAGACTTCCTCTTGATATCTATGAAGAATTTTATTGTCCGCATACTGATGTTGAAAATCTCTCTCATGTAGTCTATGGACTGCCGGAACTATTTCGCCAAGAGCTGAAATCTGCCAAACTTGTGGCAAATCCTGGTTGTTTTCCGACATCTGCTATTTTAGGGCTGCTGCCGTTTATGTCAAAACGCGTAGCTGATACTCCTATTATTATTGATGCAAAAACAGGTGTCAGCGGTGCCGGCAAAAAACTCAGTGAAGTGACACACTTTGTCAATGTCAACGACAACCTTTTTGCCTACAATCCACTTATGCACAGACATGCACCGGAGATCGCCAATAAACTGGGCGTTGATTTTGAGATGGTCAATTTCGTACCACATTTGGTTCCTGTAACGCGTGGTATGTTAAGCTCCATCTACATTACGGTAGAGGGTGATTTTGATGCTGAGGCTTTATTGCGTGAGCATTATAAAAACGATGCTCACGTGAGAGTCTCATCAAAACCCGTAGATATGAAAAATGTAGCCGGAACAAATTTCTGTGACATCTATGTACAGAAAAAAGGCAATCTTCTCTTTATTGCCTCTGCTATTGACAATCTAATGCGCGGTGCTTCATCTCAAGCCGTTGTCAATGCCAATCTGATGATGGGACTTGATGAGACTATGGGTATTCCAGATATAGCGTATGTCCCATAG
- a CDS encoding UDP-2,3-diacylglucosamine diphosphatase gives MSHSIEIKEGAYIISDAHYSDDRVQLLAFIKAIHSKELKPTQLILMGDIFDALFGLIDYTYETNQEMIDLLEVIAEDIEVFYFEGNHDFNLKAIFKNIQIFPIAKQPLLASYKNKKIYLAHGDFDAPFGYQLYTALIRNPFMLFVLKYIDIALNHFIINKIEGHLDKKDDCKELVWFEDFIQKRFRNKYKCDYFIEGHFHQNKTLRLNSFTYINLGAFACNQRYFIVKSVQDKELLEEHQFSNER, from the coding sequence ATGTCCCATAGTATTGAGATAAAAGAGGGTGCATACATCATTTCCGATGCGCACTACTCTGACGATAGAGTGCAACTCCTTGCCTTTATAAAAGCGATCCACTCAAAAGAGCTCAAGCCGACACAACTCATTTTGATGGGTGACATCTTTGATGCACTCTTTGGACTTATTGACTACACGTACGAGACAAATCAGGAGATGATAGACCTGCTTGAAGTGATTGCGGAAGATATAGAAGTGTTCTATTTTGAAGGCAATCATGACTTCAATCTCAAAGCCATATTTAAAAATATTCAAATTTTCCCAATTGCAAAACAGCCTCTCTTGGCATCGTATAAAAATAAAAAGATCTATCTTGCCCATGGTGATTTCGATGCACCTTTTGGCTATCAACTTTATACGGCGCTGATTCGTAACCCTTTTATGCTCTTTGTTTTAAAGTATATAGACATTGCGCTGAATCATTTTATTATCAATAAAATAGAAGGGCATCTTGATAAAAAAGATGACTGTAAAGAGCTTGTGTGGTTTGAGGATTTTATACAAAAACGCTTTAGAAATAAGTATAAATGTGACTATTTTATAGAAGGACATTTTCATCAAAATAAAACTCTCAGATTGAATAGTTTTACTTATATCAATCTGGGGGCTTTTGCTTGCAATCAAAGATATTTTATTGTAAAATCAGTGCAAGATAAAGAACTATTGGAAGAACATCAATTTTCCAATGAGAGGTAA
- a CDS encoding chemotaxis protein, protein MDDNSLKVGSNEMELVDFRILKQEDDGKVYEGIYGINVSKVREIIRVPFLTELPGTPEFIEGIFDLREVVIPVVNLAKWMGVKEPEDAQKNARVIITEFNNVLIGFIVHEAKRIRRISWGDIEPATFMNSSNGLDANKITGVTKIEGDSVLLILDLESVVQDLGLYEPETDTAPEQIEHFSGLAMVLDDSSTARKIVKDALQKMGFNVVEAMDGDEGLRKLDELYATYGDKLVDTLKIIISDVEMPKMDGFHFAANAKDDARFKDIPIVFNSSISDHFSEGRGIEAGGEAYLVKFQASSFYDEVSRVVRAHMK, encoded by the coding sequence ATGGATGATAACTCCCTAAAAGTCGGTTCTAACGAGATGGAACTTGTAGACTTTCGTATACTCAAACAAGAAGATGACGGGAAAGTATATGAAGGTATCTATGGTATAAATGTATCAAAGGTACGAGAGATTATTCGCGTACCTTTTTTAACAGAACTGCCGGGTACGCCTGAGTTTATCGAAGGAATTTTCGATCTGCGTGAGGTAGTGATTCCTGTTGTAAATCTTGCGAAATGGATGGGTGTAAAAGAGCCTGAAGATGCGCAGAAAAATGCTCGTGTCATTATTACCGAGTTCAATAATGTGCTCATTGGATTCATTGTTCATGAAGCAAAGAGAATTCGAAGAATTTCATGGGGTGATATTGAACCTGCAACTTTCATGAACAGCTCAAACGGGCTTGATGCTAATAAGATCACCGGAGTAACGAAGATTGAAGGGGACAGTGTTCTTCTTATATTGGATCTTGAAAGCGTTGTTCAGGATCTTGGACTGTATGAGCCGGAGACGGATACTGCACCTGAGCAGATAGAACACTTCTCAGGACTTGCTATGGTTCTAGATGATAGTTCAACAGCTCGAAAGATCGTTAAAGATGCACTGCAGAAGATGGGCTTTAATGTTGTCGAAGCGATGGACGGGGATGAAGGTCTTCGCAAACTAGATGAACTTTATGCTACTTATGGAGACAAACTGGTTGATACACTCAAAATTATAATTTCTGATGTTGAGATGCCGAAGATGGATGGTTTTCACTTTGCAGCCAATGCAAAAGATGATGCCAGATTTAAAGATATTCCAATTGTTTTCAACTCTTCGATAAGTGATCACTTTAGTGAAGGCAGAGGTATTGAGGCTGGTGGAGAAGCTTACTTGGTAAAATTCCAGGCAAGTTCATTTTATGATGAAGTGTCACGTGTCGTACGTGCACATATGAAGTAG
- a CDS encoding hybrid sensor histidine kinase/response regulator, with translation MDEFQEILQDFLVESFELVEKLDEDLVELESNPEDLELLNGIFRVAHTVKGASSFLNFDVLTHLTHHMEDVLNRARHGELTITPDVMDVILESIDLMKALLETIRDTSSDAGIDVSACVAKLDKITGGTGEVETPTVTTPPEEAGATEEIEAEEEKAEESEEDEIDYENMSPEEVEAEIERLLAQRQEEDRKKREAKIAAGESVPQMPDEEEAEEEKAPQEEPKESAPAPTPAPAVKKEAPKEEAKAAAPAKKTPAAVEQTIRVDVKRLDHLMNLIGELVLAKNRLIKINDDVEERYEGEEFLEELNQVVSIVSLVTTDLQIAVMKTRMLPIGKVFNKFPRMIRDLSRELNKKIELVISGEETELDKSIVEEIGDPLVHIIRNSCDHGIESPDERLAKGKPETGTIALKAYNEGNQIVIQIDDDGKGLDPEMLKNKSLEKGIITEKEADSMSDKEAYALIFKPGFSTAAAVTNVSGRGVGMDVVKTNIEKLNGIIDIDSEVGKGTSIKLKIPLTLAIIQALLVGVQEEHYAIPLASVLETVRISKDEIYTVEGKNVMRLRDDVLSLVHIGDIFEVERILDASEHAYVVVLGLGTSKLGLIVDTLVGQEEIVIKSLGDYLKGIEGIAGATIRGDGGVTLIVDVVALMNMAKDVKASAVSEGSEGSASNEKTKASDYTVMIVDDSKTDRTIMRKALEPMGVTLVEASDGQEALGILKSGDYNFDAMLIDIEMPRMDGYTLANEIKKYNRYKNLPLIAVTSRTSKADRMRGVESGMVEYITKPYSADYLASVVQRNVNFKAEFL, from the coding sequence ATGGATGAATTTCAAGAGATACTGCAGGATTTTTTAGTTGAATCATTTGAATTGGTTGAAAAACTCGACGAAGATCTTGTCGAACTGGAATCAAACCCGGAAGATCTAGAACTTTTAAACGGAATATTTCGTGTAGCGCATACCGTTAAAGGTGCTTCATCATTTTTAAATTTCGATGTATTGACTCACCTTACACACCATATGGAGGATGTTCTTAATCGTGCACGTCATGGAGAACTCACAATTACTCCGGATGTCATGGATGTTATTTTAGAATCTATTGACCTTATGAAAGCGCTTCTTGAGACTATTCGTGACACAAGCAGTGATGCGGGTATTGATGTCTCTGCATGTGTGGCTAAGCTAGATAAGATAACAGGCGGTACGGGTGAAGTAGAAACACCGACAGTAACGACACCGCCTGAAGAAGCAGGAGCTACAGAAGAGATAGAGGCTGAAGAAGAAAAAGCCGAAGAATCTGAAGAAGATGAAATAGATTATGAAAATATGTCTCCTGAAGAGGTTGAAGCTGAGATTGAGAGACTTTTAGCCCAGCGTCAAGAAGAGGACAGAAAAAAACGTGAAGCTAAAATAGCTGCAGGTGAATCAGTACCTCAGATGCCGGATGAAGAAGAAGCAGAAGAAGAAAAAGCTCCACAAGAGGAGCCAAAAGAGAGTGCCCCTGCACCGACTCCTGCACCGGCTGTAAAGAAAGAAGCACCAAAAGAAGAGGCAAAAGCGGCAGCACCTGCGAAAAAGACGCCTGCTGCGGTAGAACAGACGATTCGTGTTGATGTGAAACGACTTGATCACTTGATGAACCTTATCGGTGAACTTGTTCTTGCAAAAAATAGACTGATAAAAATCAATGACGATGTGGAAGAGCGTTATGAAGGTGAAGAGTTTTTAGAAGAGCTGAACCAGGTTGTTTCTATTGTATCTCTTGTAACGACTGATCTGCAGATAGCTGTTATGAAGACAAGAATGCTTCCAATCGGTAAAGTCTTTAACAAATTCCCTCGTATGATTCGTGACCTTTCGCGTGAGCTTAACAAAAAGATCGAACTTGTGATCTCAGGGGAAGAGACGGAGCTTGACAAGTCAATCGTCGAAGAGATAGGTGATCCACTTGTCCATATTATCCGTAACTCTTGTGATCACGGAATTGAATCTCCTGATGAACGTCTGGCAAAAGGAAAACCTGAAACAGGAACTATAGCGCTGAAAGCATATAATGAAGGAAATCAGATTGTCATTCAGATAGATGATGACGGAAAAGGTCTTGATCCTGAAATGTTAAAGAACAAATCGCTTGAAAAAGGCATTATCACTGAAAAAGAGGCTGACTCCATGAGTGATAAAGAGGCTTATGCGCTTATCTTTAAACCAGGATTCTCAACGGCTGCAGCGGTTACTAATGTCTCGGGCCGTGGTGTAGGAATGGATGTTGTAAAAACAAACATCGAAAAACTCAACGGTATTATCGATATTGACTCTGAAGTTGGCAAGGGAACTTCTATAAAACTAAAAATCCCTCTCACACTTGCCATTATTCAGGCACTTCTTGTAGGTGTTCAGGAGGAACATTATGCGATTCCTTTGGCTTCTGTACTGGAGACAGTGAGAATTTCAAAAGATGAGATCTATACTGTTGAGGGCAAAAACGTTATGCGTCTGCGTGATGATGTCCTCTCTCTCGTTCATATCGGTGATATTTTTGAAGTAGAACGCATACTTGATGCGAGTGAACATGCCTATGTCGTTGTTCTTGGACTTGGAACAAGCAAGCTGGGACTTATAGTAGATACATTGGTCGGTCAGGAAGAGATCGTTATCAAATCACTTGGTGATTATCTCAAAGGCATTGAAGGTATTGCTGGTGCAACGATTCGTGGTGATGGTGGCGTAACACTCATTGTTGATGTTGTTGCCTTGATGAATATGGCAAAGGATGTCAAAGCATCTGCTGTGAGTGAAGGTTCTGAAGGTAGCGCAAGTAATGAAAAAACGAAGGCATCTGATTATACGGTCATGATAGTAGATGATTCAAAAACAGACAGAACCATTATGAGAAAAGCATTGGAACCTATGGGTGTGACACTTGTTGAAGCATCTGATGGTCAAGAAGCCTTGGGTATCTTGAAATCAGGTGACTATAATTTCGATGCGATGCTCATTGATATCGAAATGCCGAGAATGGATGGTTATACACTGGCAAATGAGATTAAAAAGTACAACAGGTATAAAAATCTTCCACTTATTGCCGTTACTTCAAGAACAAGTAAAGCGGATCGTATGCGTGGTGTTGAATCTGGTATGGTTGAGTATATTACAAAACCATACTCTGCAGATTATCTGGCAAGTGTTGTTCAGAGAAATGTTAACTTTAAAGCGGAGTTCTTATAA
- a CDS encoding chemotaxis protein CheW: MSDKLKDIINKQGEQQESVVEQLDDVVQLVGFMIGDEEYAVPILSIQEIIKPFTWTRVPQVPAYVLGVFNLRGAVIPLIDLRAKFGLSTKKQSEDTRFIVMRHGDDVAGFVIDRLTMAIRIKKENIGPAPDTVNGDDTIIDGVGKQADKIITILKVNKLLERDF, translated from the coding sequence ATGAGTGATAAATTAAAAGATATTATTAACAAACAGGGCGAACAACAAGAGAGTGTCGTAGAACAGCTTGATGATGTAGTACAGCTTGTCGGATTTATGATAGGCGATGAAGAGTATGCAGTGCCTATTTTATCTATTCAGGAGATTATAAAACCTTTCACATGGACGCGTGTACCACAGGTTCCGGCTTATGTGCTGGGAGTATTCAATCTCCGTGGAGCTGTTATTCCACTTATTGATCTGCGTGCAAAATTTGGTTTGAGTACGAAAAAACAGAGTGAAGATACCCGCTTTATCGTTATGCGTCATGGTGATGATGTAGCCGGGTTCGTTATTGACAGGCTGACCATGGCAATTCGCATTAAAAAAGAGAATATCGGGCCGGCACCTGATACTGTGAATGGGGATGATACTATTATTGACGGTGTTGGAAAACAGGCAGATAAGATCATTACTATTTTAAAAGTAAATAAACTTCTAGAGAGAGATTTCTAG
- a CDS encoding MlaE family ABC transporter permease, translating to MYIKPLIDLQDTKLSITFNGDLSLATIATIQKEIAKIKTYSFEEITLNFQSIDFLDTAGGIFIYELQKYFKDKGISVSTVLKDELQKSTLELVTSNMQRSSQLPQKKEESFLEVTGRLFYEYYIGFISFLQFFGELFVTNIRSMTSLKNIRFKEIAFEINESAIKALGIIALTSFLIGLVVAYQSAYQLKIYGANIFIVDMLGLSIFRELSPLITAIVIAGRSGSAYAAQIGAMKITQELDAMKTMGFEPFAFLVLPRIIALVIMMPILIFVSDMMAMFGGLIVANLDLHITPELFIDRFREVIAAKHFYVGIVKGPFFAFLIASIGIYRGLMVKDDTQSIGFNTTKSVVESIFAVIVCDAVFSIAFTNLGI from the coding sequence ATGTATATAAAACCTCTTATAGACCTTCAAGACACTAAGCTCTCCATAACTTTTAACGGAGATCTTAGTCTTGCTACAATTGCTACGATACAAAAAGAGATAGCAAAAATTAAGACATACTCTTTTGAAGAAATCACACTCAACTTTCAATCCATAGATTTTTTAGATACGGCAGGCGGAATATTTATCTATGAACTGCAAAAATATTTTAAAGACAAAGGTATTTCTGTCAGTACGGTCTTAAAAGATGAACTTCAAAAATCTACTTTGGAACTTGTAACAAGCAATATGCAAAGAAGTTCTCAACTACCCCAAAAGAAAGAAGAAAGTTTTCTTGAAGTTACAGGAAGACTTTTTTATGAATACTATATTGGATTTATCTCGTTTTTGCAGTTCTTTGGGGAGCTTTTTGTGACAAATATACGCTCTATGACATCTTTGAAAAATATTCGTTTTAAAGAGATAGCTTTTGAAATAAATGAAAGCGCCATCAAGGCGCTTGGTATTATTGCTCTTACAAGTTTCTTGATCGGTCTCGTCGTTGCTTACCAGTCAGCATATCAGTTGAAGATCTATGGAGCAAATATCTTTATTGTCGATATGCTCGGCCTCTCCATCTTCCGTGAACTCTCTCCGCTCATCACTGCCATCGTTATAGCAGGACGAAGCGGTTCTGCCTATGCTGCACAGATAGGGGCTATGAAGATTACACAGGAGCTTGATGCAATGAAGACGATGGGGTTTGAGCCTTTTGCATTTCTTGTTCTGCCTCGCATCATTGCTCTTGTGATAATGATGCCAATTTTAATTTTTGTATCGGATATGATGGCAATGTTTGGCGGGTTGATAGTGGCAAATCTTGATCTGCATATTACTCCGGAACTCTTTATAGACAGATTTAGAGAAGTGATCGCTGCAAAACATTTTTATGTAGGGATTGTCAAAGGGCCATTTTTTGCATTTTTAATCGCTTCCATTGGAATATACCGTGGTTTGATGGTCAAAGATGACACCCAAAGCATAGGATTTAACACGACAAAAAGTGTTGTTGA